GTTAGCAGTAATAGGATTTGTTTTTGGTTTGGCAGCACTAAGCAAAGTTGTATTGCTTGAAAAACAGTTGAAAAAAAAGGAGTTCTAGAACAGGACGATAAGAAAGAGTAATTCACTGTTCCAAAACACTCAGTAAACGTGGAGTTGAACAAAACAAGGAACCAGTGACTTAAAATGAATCAGACCGGAGACATTGAGCCGTGAAGGTCGTTCTGCAGCGAGTCACCCGCGCAGAGGTTCGCGTGGAGGGTGCCGTGGTAGGGTCAGCTGGGCGCGGTCATCTTCTTCTGGTGGGTTTCACGGAGGGAGACAGCGTCGAGGACGTTGCGTGGATGGCCGAAAAAGTCGTAGGCCTACGTGTTTTCCCAGATGACGAAGGGAAAATGAACCGCTCGTTGGCCGATGTGAGCGGAGATCTGCTCGTGGTCAGCCAGTTCACGCTCTACGGAGACACGCGAAAGGGGAGGAGACCCAGTTTCGTCGACGCGGCACGCTCCGAGGTTGCGGTGCTGCTCTACGAAGCTTTCGTTTCAGGGCTCCGGGAGAGGGCGTGTGGTACCGTGGAGACCGGAAAATTCGGTGCTGATATGGCGGTAGACCTGGTGAACGATGGGCCCGTCACGCTCATTTTGGAGCGGTAGCTCTGTGGGATCGGTCATGCGACTCGTTCTGGCTTCCCAGTCTCCGCGGCGAGCTGATGTGCTGCGCCAGCTGGGCCTTGACCCTGTGGTGCTCCCTGCCGATGTAGATGAAGCCCTTCGGGAGGGCGAGTCCGCCGAGGCGTACGTCGAGCGACTGGCCAAGGAGAAAGCTATGGCCATTGCGGCCACCGAGACCGACGCCTTGGTAGTCGGTGGCGATACGGTCGTGGTGAACGATGGTGAGATCCTGTCGAAACCGGATAGCGCTGAG
This portion of the Longimicrobiales bacterium genome encodes:
- the dtd gene encoding D-aminoacyl-tRNA deacylase — translated: MKVVLQRVTRAEVRVEGAVVGSAGRGHLLLVGFTEGDSVEDVAWMAEKVVGLRVFPDDEGKMNRSLADVSGDLLVVSQFTLYGDTRKGRRPSFVDAARSEVAVLLYEAFVSGLRERACGTVETGKFGADMAVDLVNDGPVTLILER